From Novipirellula artificiosorum, the proteins below share one genomic window:
- a CDS encoding P-II family nitrogen regulator, with protein MKKVEAIVRHFKLEDVKNALTDHGIHGMTVSEVRGFGRQKGHTEIYRGTEYAIDFVPKVKIEVICADENLKMVIDTIVQTAQTGQIGDGKIFVTNLEDSIRIRTGERGEEAI; from the coding sequence GTGAAGAAAGTTGAAGCCATTGTCCGTCACTTTAAACTGGAAGACGTGAAAAACGCGTTGACGGATCACGGAATTCATGGCATGACCGTCAGTGAAGTCCGCGGGTTCGGCCGACAGAAAGGGCATACGGAAATCTATCGTGGGACCGAATACGCGATCGATTTTGTGCCCAAGGTCAAGATCGAAGTGATTTGTGCCGACGAGAATTTGAAGATGGTGATCGATACCATTGTGCAGACGGCCCAAACTGGCCAGATCGGCGATGGGAAAATTTTCGTAACCAATCTTGAGGATTCGATCCGAATTCGCACTGGCGAACGCGGCGAAGAAGCCATCTAG
- a CDS encoding cob(I)yrinic acid a,c-diamide adenosyltransferase gives MKIYTRTGDCGSTGLFGGPRVSKDDDRIEAYGTVDELNACIGTARSTVVSEQVDGQLQQIQNELFSIGAELATPEPDQHEMRIINATHIARLEQWIDEHEATLSPLKNFILPAGTSAATQLHLCRAVCRRAERRVVTLVRRHEVSVTEELIVYLNRLSDLLFVLSRVANRDAQVAEVHWERPST, from the coding sequence ATGAAAATCTACACACGCACAGGCGATTGCGGCAGTACCGGCTTGTTTGGGGGTCCGCGCGTTTCCAAGGATGATGACCGAATTGAAGCTTACGGAACGGTCGATGAGTTGAATGCATGCATCGGCACGGCTCGTTCCACGGTCGTTTCCGAGCAGGTCGATGGTCAATTGCAGCAGATCCAAAACGAGTTGTTTTCGATCGGTGCCGAATTGGCGACGCCGGAGCCGGACCAGCATGAGATGCGGATCATCAATGCGACGCACATCGCCCGGTTGGAGCAGTGGATTGACGAGCATGAGGCAACGCTTTCGCCGCTCAAGAACTTTATCTTGCCGGCTGGGACGAGTGCAGCGACCCAACTGCACCTTTGCCGAGCGGTTTGTCGTCGAGCGGAACGCCGAGTGGTGACCTTGGTCCGGCGACACGAGGTGAGTGTGACGGAGGAACTGATCGTCTACCTCAACCGGCTCAGCGACCTTTTGTTCGTGCTTTCGCGAGTCGCGAATCGAGATGCCCAGGTAGCAGAAGTTCACTGGGAAAGGCCGAGCACGTAG
- a CDS encoding bis(5'-nucleosyl)-tetraphosphatase gives MHIEPDRTVQAAGLLLFLREPQTEFLLMRHARRWDLPKGHCEPGESYRETALRETAEETGIEAAAISLDSDFAFEICYPVTYKRTGDEVFMKTVKYFLGYLQDKPKLKLTEHESSKWFRWDPPHRIQDKTIDPLLAAVAKYLKTQSKIDSTRSGRIC, from the coding sequence ATGCACATCGAACCTGACCGAACCGTCCAAGCCGCTGGCTTACTGCTATTTCTCCGCGAACCCCAAACTGAGTTCTTGCTGATGCGTCATGCCAGACGCTGGGATCTTCCCAAGGGACACTGTGAACCGGGGGAATCGTATCGGGAAACGGCGCTGAGAGAAACAGCCGAAGAAACCGGGATCGAGGCCGCGGCAATTTCGCTCGATAGCGACTTTGCCTTCGAGATCTGTTATCCCGTGACTTACAAACGAACTGGCGACGAAGTGTTCATGAAAACAGTGAAGTATTTCCTCGGTTACCTTCAAGACAAGCCAAAGCTAAAGCTCACCGAGCACGAGTCGTCAAAATGGTTCCGCTGGGATCCACCTCACCGCATTCAAGACAAAACGATCGATCCACTGCTGGCCGCCGTGGCCAAGTATCTAAAAACCCAATCAAAAATCGACTCCACTCGGAGCGGGAGGATCTGCTAG
- a CDS encoding serine/threonine-protein kinase: MSNSPRINAAIATLARSIAQEYAAAKSSAPEDANSAIELLSQIEQQFKSTLRAEMGRLDTALESASAAGSRSQWASEVLQEATKETLDFASDAVDGEAATAEWTPVGQSDRSSRTPPADAVLPPEYEELGVLGKGGMGIVYKARHRPLNRLVAIKMILVGAHASKSQQKRFEQEAQAVAKLSHPNIVSVFEVSRFNGLPFLSLEFVRGTTMSRRLRDASLTSQQASEWMVQICHAVHYSHEQGILHRDLKPQNILITDDGVPKITDFGLAKRLAEAGEGDIEDQTKTGEIVGTPGFMAPEQARGDKSIGAQADVYALGAILYSALTGRAPFIGPTPYETIRQVIAEEPLAPSKLQPHMSRDLETICLKCLEKDPEKRYRTAGQLANEIQCVLDGKPIQARPITLPERCWKWCRRNPKVATLSGIAAGLLLCLLLGGVGSAVLIHQQQVAEKHAKEEAIANAELAEDQALVARDTTRAVLYQTRDFFDNRPELNPLREQVLDKILAEIEKVHQRHENSTTNETFRASAIAQLGQIYLEVGKAEQALEKLLDAESRLNQLRGSGNLNRPDVSAMRLTFWIGDAHRALDHYDDAEKCYLKNITQREAHFEKYDQFDDLVVEQSMAEVYGRLARLYLEQGNSDKAEPFVKRSVDARRQGFERMPNRSEAMGEYAGSLGTLSELYERQGRIAEMIQTETESLELFKKLASQNRHPATTYNLVLKQRQLAERSMIADLYPDAEPLLRDAMASLESLKASGSKIGRIDDQIAACLYLKGVFEDSEGRDSSETYDRAASVLRSLIEESRTVDRQGCLLKVLSRSGQVDQAMEIANQFAKQETSLMHSGYAAVGLGLISEHLQGKEKIDAENRAVALTQRLIRLGWTDIDALRTTDLDFEPLRKIPEFNDMLDQADAAPADLAVDLP, from the coding sequence ATGAGTAATTCTCCCAGAATCAACGCCGCGATCGCAACGCTCGCGCGCTCGATTGCACAGGAATACGCCGCTGCAAAATCGTCGGCGCCAGAGGATGCGAATTCGGCGATCGAGTTGTTGTCCCAGATCGAGCAGCAGTTCAAGTCGACGCTGCGGGCCGAAATGGGACGGTTGGACACCGCTTTGGAATCGGCCTCAGCAGCGGGGAGTCGCTCGCAGTGGGCAAGCGAAGTCTTACAAGAGGCCACGAAGGAGACGCTTGATTTTGCCTCCGATGCAGTGGATGGTGAGGCCGCTACGGCAGAGTGGACCCCGGTCGGCCAGTCCGACCGGTCGAGTCGAACGCCGCCGGCGGATGCGGTACTGCCGCCAGAATACGAAGAGCTTGGCGTGCTCGGCAAAGGAGGTATGGGGATTGTCTACAAGGCGCGTCACCGACCGTTGAATCGTTTGGTCGCGATCAAGATGATTTTGGTGGGAGCCCACGCATCAAAGTCGCAACAGAAACGATTTGAACAAGAAGCTCAAGCGGTCGCCAAGCTTTCACATCCGAATATCGTTTCGGTGTTTGAGGTGAGCCGGTTCAATGGGTTACCCTTCCTGTCATTGGAGTTTGTCCGTGGCACGACGATGTCTCGGCGACTGCGTGATGCGTCGCTCACCAGCCAACAGGCGTCGGAGTGGATGGTCCAGATTTGCCATGCAGTTCATTACTCGCATGAACAGGGAATTCTGCATCGGGATCTGAAACCGCAGAACATTCTGATCACCGATGACGGGGTGCCAAAGATCACCGATTTCGGACTTGCCAAACGGCTGGCCGAAGCAGGGGAGGGGGATATCGAAGATCAAACGAAGACGGGAGAAATCGTCGGAACGCCGGGATTCATGGCTCCCGAACAGGCACGCGGTGACAAATCGATTGGTGCACAAGCGGACGTCTACGCGCTCGGCGCGATTCTCTACTCGGCCCTAACGGGTCGGGCTCCGTTCATTGGACCGACGCCCTACGAAACGATCCGCCAAGTGATCGCCGAAGAGCCGTTGGCGCCCTCGAAGTTACAGCCGCACATGAGTCGTGATTTGGAAACGATCTGCTTGAAGTGTCTCGAGAAGGATCCTGAGAAACGATATCGAACGGCGGGACAGTTGGCAAATGAGATCCAATGTGTCCTCGATGGAAAACCGATCCAAGCGCGTCCGATCACACTGCCGGAGCGTTGTTGGAAGTGGTGTCGCCGCAATCCAAAAGTCGCCACGCTGAGTGGCATCGCTGCTGGGCTGCTGCTCTGTTTGCTGCTGGGTGGCGTCGGTTCGGCGGTGCTGATTCATCAGCAGCAAGTCGCGGAAAAGCATGCCAAGGAAGAAGCGATCGCCAATGCGGAATTGGCGGAAGATCAAGCCTTGGTGGCGCGCGATACGACACGAGCGGTCTTGTACCAGACGAGAGACTTCTTTGACAATCGTCCCGAGCTCAATCCACTTCGCGAACAAGTGCTCGATAAGATCCTGGCCGAGATCGAAAAAGTGCATCAGCGGCACGAAAACAGCACCACCAACGAGACCTTTCGTGCATCTGCGATCGCGCAACTTGGACAAATCTATCTCGAGGTTGGCAAGGCAGAGCAGGCACTTGAAAAATTGCTGGACGCAGAAAGTCGATTGAACCAACTTCGCGGCAGCGGGAACCTGAATCGTCCTGACGTCAGCGCGATGCGGTTGACGTTTTGGATCGGTGATGCTCATCGAGCACTCGATCATTACGACGATGCCGAGAAGTGCTATTTAAAAAACATCACACAGCGTGAGGCTCACTTTGAAAAATATGACCAATTTGATGATTTGGTCGTCGAGCAAAGCATGGCGGAAGTCTACGGCCGTCTCGCACGTTTGTATTTGGAACAAGGGAATTCGGACAAGGCGGAACCGTTTGTCAAACGCAGCGTCGATGCGCGGCGGCAGGGGTTTGAAAGGATGCCCAATCGATCCGAGGCAATGGGTGAGTATGCTGGATCGCTGGGGACTCTGAGTGAGTTGTACGAGCGTCAAGGGAGGATTGCCGAAATGATTCAAACGGAAACCGAATCGCTTGAGCTTTTCAAAAAGCTGGCTTCGCAAAACCGTCATCCGGCGACGACCTACAACTTGGTGCTCAAGCAACGGCAATTGGCCGAACGATCCATGATTGCCGACTTGTATCCCGATGCCGAACCGCTACTCCGCGATGCAATGGCATCACTTGAATCATTGAAAGCAAGCGGATCGAAGATAGGACGAATCGATGATCAAATCGCAGCTTGCCTCTATTTGAAAGGGGTATTCGAAGACTCGGAGGGACGTGATTCAAGCGAAACGTACGACCGGGCGGCAAGTGTACTGCGGTCACTGATTGAGGAATCGAGAACCGTTGATCGGCAAGGTTGCTTGTTGAAAGTGCTTTCGCGAAGTGGGCAAGTCGACCAGGCAATGGAGATCGCCAATCAATTTGCAAAACAGGAAACTTCGTTGATGCATTCCGGATACGCGGCGGTCGGGCTTGGGTTGATTTCGGAACACTTGCAAGGAAAGGAAAAAATCGATGCGGAAAACCGAGCAGTGGCCCTCACGCAGCGACTGATCCGACTCGGTTGGACCGACATCGATGCCTTGCGAACCACCGATTTGGACTTCGAACCGCTTCGCAAGATCCCCGAGTTCAACGACATGCTAGATCAAGCGGATGCTGCCCCAGCGGATTTGGCGGTGGACCTGCCCTAG
- a CDS encoding coiled-coil domain-containing protein codes for MSRVLCDSQVSVDLEMLCEISQRLADSWKGVDEGCEASEPIEPNLRDALEINRRRARKLVATLRRRTRQRNELRKQAKQVGCSTSDAVEVKKAKLKQLLHELDSVQRRCSELLQTNEALAAEIASQRKRLASFDESVAPSVASMTWEERKRLILDQLEREDAYDPRQRTKLVDVVAETDRVVKDRDREIAELRELLRQRPGSIESQAVVGAAAIAELLDAAPLIQEEREMLRLLKDDWEERIRQSEIEFSLERAKLARERHRLQQAGETCPA; via the coding sequence ATGTCACGCGTCCTTTGCGACAGCCAGGTATCTGTGGATCTTGAGATGCTTTGCGAAATCTCGCAGCGGCTCGCCGATTCCTGGAAAGGAGTCGACGAGGGTTGTGAAGCGAGCGAACCCATCGAACCGAACCTGCGAGATGCACTCGAGATCAATCGTCGCCGCGCTCGCAAGTTGGTTGCAACCTTGCGCCGTCGAACGCGGCAACGCAACGAGCTTCGCAAGCAGGCGAAGCAAGTCGGTTGCAGCACGAGTGATGCGGTCGAAGTCAAGAAGGCAAAGTTGAAACAACTGCTGCATGAACTGGATTCGGTACAGCGACGGTGTTCGGAGTTGCTTCAAACCAATGAAGCGTTGGCGGCTGAGATTGCCTCGCAGCGCAAGCGGCTTGCCAGCTTTGACGAATCCGTTGCGCCGTCGGTTGCCTCGATGACTTGGGAAGAACGAAAACGGTTGATCTTGGATCAACTCGAGCGTGAAGATGCCTACGATCCACGCCAGCGAACGAAGTTGGTCGATGTGGTTGCGGAAACCGATCGAGTGGTCAAGGATCGCGATCGTGAAATCGCCGAGTTACGGGAACTGCTCCGGCAACGTCCCGGTTCGATCGAAAGTCAAGCGGTCGTCGGTGCTGCAGCGATTGCCGAACTACTCGATGCAGCACCGCTGATTCAAGAGGAACGAGAGATGTTGAGGTTGCTCAAGGACGATTGGGAAGAGAGAATCCGTCAATCGGAAATTGAATTCTCGCTCGAGCGCGCCAAACTGGCGCGGGAAAGGCACCGATTGCAGCAGGCGGGAGAAACGTGTCCCGCTTAA
- a CDS encoding transglutaminase domain-containing protein: MAFCVGCDIPERAPLERPERASVSRTGQNNSTSGIGDEQTKQPKTTFMGEWQAWDAYYVGDEHVGYGHLTAKVEGDAPKQRVKFSFEDCLLVDRGKNGELTQRRLQSSSEELDGTLISYECELTVGPVVTRCTGMVEEDHFSVTKMRGNQRSAKKMDWDRDVRGLVAVEESLRRSPMNAEDERSFTMILPMQEKIGTVRMKCLGNSAVRSLDGTDHSLREISVQVDHGDGLRKYLVVWTSEEGEVLRAYNPELDLVTYRTDMRTATRGIAEAEESVALASVKMVNELDRADQTQRVGFKLVPLREPIDANASLVEPQPGQYVRSMDDGAWLVLVTRLDEAPKNGFVSAEFPVLDVDTTPNKIIDSRETMVRQIAQASSGTGQYDELELALELIGSINRMTQLNVTPTLFPRSSDVARNGQGDSTAYAVLLAGLLRTKGIPARVAFGYRYEEKSSPRLVYHAWTLGYVDGKWLPLDATTGGIAAADRITLATSNLSEANINQALVPILDFLGAYEVEVVPSAVRY, translated from the coding sequence ATGGCGTTCTGCGTCGGCTGTGATATCCCGGAACGCGCTCCGCTGGAGCGGCCTGAGCGAGCTTCCGTATCGCGAACGGGGCAAAACAACAGCACTTCGGGGATCGGGGACGAACAAACCAAGCAGCCGAAAACGACCTTCATGGGCGAATGGCAGGCTTGGGATGCCTATTATGTCGGTGACGAGCACGTCGGTTATGGGCATTTGACCGCCAAGGTAGAGGGTGATGCACCTAAGCAACGCGTGAAGTTTTCGTTTGAAGATTGTTTGTTGGTGGACCGAGGCAAGAACGGCGAATTGACACAGCGTCGGCTTCAATCCAGTAGCGAAGAACTCGATGGCACGCTCATCAGCTACGAGTGTGAGTTGACCGTGGGCCCCGTCGTGACTCGTTGCACGGGGATGGTCGAAGAGGACCATTTTTCGGTGACAAAGATGCGCGGGAACCAGCGCAGCGCAAAAAAGATGGATTGGGACCGCGACGTTCGAGGACTTGTTGCCGTGGAGGAATCGTTGCGCCGCAGCCCCATGAACGCCGAAGACGAGCGATCCTTTACGATGATTTTGCCGATGCAAGAGAAAATTGGTACCGTCCGCATGAAATGCCTCGGCAATTCGGCGGTGCGGTCGCTCGATGGAACCGACCACAGTCTGCGTGAGATTAGTGTTCAAGTTGACCATGGGGATGGGTTGCGCAAGTACTTGGTCGTCTGGACATCGGAAGAGGGTGAAGTCTTACGTGCCTACAACCCTGAGCTTGATTTGGTCACCTATCGAACGGACATGCGGACGGCGACGCGAGGGATCGCTGAGGCAGAGGAGTCGGTGGCATTGGCCTCGGTGAAAATGGTGAACGAACTTGATCGTGCGGATCAAACGCAGCGTGTCGGTTTCAAGTTGGTGCCGCTACGAGAACCGATCGATGCCAACGCGTCACTGGTCGAGCCTCAGCCGGGGCAGTACGTTCGTTCGATGGACGACGGTGCTTGGTTGGTGTTGGTCACGCGACTGGATGAGGCGCCCAAAAATGGTTTTGTCAGTGCCGAATTTCCGGTCTTGGATGTCGACACGACGCCAAACAAGATTATCGATTCACGCGAAACAATGGTTCGTCAGATTGCGCAAGCCTCCAGCGGGACGGGGCAGTATGATGAGCTCGAATTGGCCTTGGAGTTAATTGGGTCGATTAACCGCATGACACAACTGAACGTAACGCCGACCTTGTTCCCGCGCTCGTCGGATGTTGCCCGCAATGGTCAAGGTGACAGCACCGCGTATGCGGTCTTGTTGGCTGGGTTGTTACGTACCAAAGGAATCCCCGCACGGGTTGCATTCGGATATCGATATGAAGAGAAGAGCTCGCCTCGACTGGTTTACCACGCTTGGACGCTTGGCTACGTCGATGGCAAGTGGTTGCCGCTCGACGCAACCACCGGTGGCATTGCCGCCGCGGACCGGATCACGCTCGCGACCAGCAACCTGAGCGAAGCCAACATCAATCAAGCCTTGGTGCCCATTTTAGATTTCCTGGGTGCCTACGAAGTCGAAGTGGTTCCCTCTGCCGTTCGCTACTAG
- a CDS encoding MotA/TolQ/ExbB proton channel family protein — protein MLLEFATKWFTPIICLLGVFHLLAYAILRISAQRHLRSLAQSLERFTDGIGHRSRLDWRGHLTDQIDAFVEDVREAVKNPTDRDAIGRRMSILDEQRSYLDSYRFETAWNVARSGIEIYPLLGVLGTIFALWLAMRQPIGDATATVGVIVERFGLAIDSTFAGLAMAIVLIVVNSFCETMFVRLLENRRAVRELVTDVKRELIAADCRGVDAT, from the coding sequence ATGCTACTCGAATTTGCGACCAAGTGGTTCACCCCCATTATCTGTTTACTGGGGGTTTTTCACCTACTTGCCTACGCGATCCTGCGGATCTCTGCTCAGCGCCATCTCCGCTCGCTGGCTCAATCGCTGGAGCGGTTCACCGATGGGATCGGCCATCGCAGTCGGCTCGATTGGCGAGGCCATTTGACCGATCAAATCGACGCCTTTGTGGAGGATGTTCGTGAGGCGGTCAAAAATCCCACCGACCGAGATGCCATTGGCCGTCGCATGTCGATTTTGGATGAACAGCGAAGCTACTTGGATTCGTACCGCTTCGAAACCGCCTGGAATGTCGCACGCTCCGGTATCGAGATCTACCCGTTATTGGGTGTCTTGGGGACAATTTTTGCATTGTGGTTAGCCATGCGGCAGCCGATCGGTGACGCGACCGCCACGGTGGGCGTGATTGTGGAACGCTTTGGACTTGCGATCGACAGCACGTTTGCGGGGTTAGCGATGGCGATCGTGCTGATCGTGGTCAACAGTTTCTGTGAAACGATGTTCGTACGGCTGCTGGAGAACCGACGGGCCGTTCGGGAGTTGGTGACCGATGTGAAGCGGGAACTGATTGCTGCGGATTGCAGAGGAGTCGATGCCACATGA
- a CDS encoding NADPH-dependent FMN reductase, whose translation MFVVLSASLHPDSRSRILAHACAEALRTSGREVTLFDLAVTPLPPCDGAAAYADENVQRLSSLIENADAIFVASPVYNFDLNAAAKNAVELTGQAWTGKIVSLMLAAGGQGSYMSAMGFANSLMLDFRCLIVPRFIYATGDAFEGKSLADVDISNRIEVLVNETTKLADAMKLIG comes from the coding sequence ATGTTCGTAGTCCTCAGTGCCAGTTTACACCCCGACAGCCGCAGCCGAATTCTGGCTCACGCCTGTGCCGAAGCACTTCGCACAAGCGGTCGCGAAGTCACGCTGTTCGACTTAGCCGTCACACCGCTGCCCCCGTGTGACGGTGCCGCAGCCTACGCGGACGAAAATGTGCAGCGGCTTTCCAGTTTGATTGAGAATGCCGACGCCATCTTTGTCGCATCGCCGGTCTACAACTTCGACCTCAACGCAGCGGCCAAAAATGCGGTCGAACTAACCGGTCAAGCTTGGACGGGAAAGATCGTCAGCTTGATGTTGGCCGCCGGAGGTCAAGGGAGTTACATGTCGGCAATGGGGTTTGCCAACAGTTTGATGCTCGATTTCCGCTGCCTGATCGTGCCTCGCTTTATCTACGCAACCGGGGATGCTTTCGAAGGCAAATCACTCGCCGACGTCGACATTTCCAATCGCATCGAGGTGCTGGTCAACGAAACGACCAAGTTGGCGGATGCGATGAAGTTGATTGGCTAG
- the nadD gene encoding nicotinate (nicotinamide) nucleotide adenylyltransferase translates to MRIGLFGGSFDPVHLGHLWIAESAIESLGLDQVRWIPAALSPLKPNGPVASDQDRLEMLRLAISGSEKHVIDDREVRRGDVSYTVDTVVQLQSEFPIDDFYLIIGSDSLATIRQWYQSRKLLEKILLAVVQRGGEEQLDFSVLDRVATPQRIEEIGRHTIKMPVIEISSREIRERVAQGRSIRYRVPRSVEALIDAKNLYVPQS, encoded by the coding sequence ATGAGAATTGGGCTGTTTGGCGGATCGTTTGATCCGGTGCATTTAGGACATTTGTGGATTGCGGAATCGGCAATCGAATCGCTCGGGCTTGATCAAGTCCGTTGGATTCCCGCGGCCTTGTCGCCCCTCAAACCTAACGGGCCCGTCGCGTCAGACCAGGATCGACTGGAAATGCTGCGGCTCGCGATTTCGGGAAGTGAGAAACACGTTATCGATGATCGTGAAGTCAGACGAGGCGATGTCAGCTATACGGTTGACACGGTTGTTCAGCTGCAATCCGAATTCCCCATCGACGATTTCTACTTGATCATTGGCAGCGATTCGCTCGCGACGATACGCCAATGGTACCAGTCCAGGAAACTACTTGAAAAAATCCTGCTGGCGGTCGTCCAACGGGGGGGCGAAGAGCAACTCGATTTTTCGGTTCTCGATCGGGTCGCAACCCCTCAGCGGATTGAGGAAATCGGTCGGCATACGATCAAGATGCCAGTGATCGAGATTTCCAGCCGCGAGATTCGAGAGCGAGTCGCCCAAGGTAGAAGCATTCGCTACCGAGTCCCTCGCAGCGTCGAGGCGTTGATCGACGCGAAGAATCTTTACGTGCCGCAGTCGTGA
- the priA gene encoding replication restart helicase PriA gives MLTTTCLNLSLPILGNRTMANLDPPQNPLPNDDLNRHDDPLSIPEPRKSQQAELFETEPPPWELTVQDDVATAKIVFSEAPFGPYDYRIPDEDRDRVKPGMRVRVPLGRRRQPMTGWCIETHLGQVQRSGKLRDIVEILDEEPLCDAHLVRLVSWISHYYQTPMGQVFDTLIPSSVRANAGTRERTYLTPCTGKSDEKAIDSLPKKQQVALRFLIAAGRPMTASELMVHAECTRGPISALQSKGFLEVAVRREMTTGMPMRWAQGDGEEQQTHVLSSEQTTALQRIDAAIDSGKGKTLLLHGVTGSGKTEVYIKAIEHVVRFGRGAIVMVPEISLTPQTRGRFERRFDSVAVLHSQMTPAERHFQWQRIRRGEVQVVVGPRSAVFAPLPRLGLIVIDEEHDASFKQDTQPRYHARKVAHARAMSLGVPLILGSATPSMESWHATATGHAELITMNDRINQRPMPNVELVDLRVRDDRTRGAISRQLHQAVQETLTENGQVILLLNRRGFATTIQCPSCGHVVACPDCDMPLTHHRDGGKAVCHYCDYTIATPPWCPACRYDGIRYGGLGTQKLEVEVKARFPNAKVARMDSDTMRRPGSHQRVLSSFRSGELNILLGTQMIAKGLDFPNVLLVGVINADSALHFPDFRAAERTFQLVTQVAGRTGRGDRGGRVVVQTFSPEHPAIQAASRHDYLQFANDEMVNRRKFNYPPLGSVARIIIRGIVEEVTEAVAEQLLSRLEAARLALGVEVRLLGPAPPPISKLRGKYRFHILLQATEAAILGNTIRRATDSFTIPDKDDVQYVVDIDPMDML, from the coding sequence ATGCTAACAACGACCTGTCTCAATCTTAGCCTGCCAATTCTCGGCAATCGGACCATGGCCAACTTGGATCCTCCACAAAATCCCCTTCCGAATGACGATCTAAATCGTCATGACGATCCCTTATCGATTCCGGAGCCCCGGAAGTCTCAACAAGCGGAATTGTTCGAGACCGAACCGCCCCCTTGGGAATTGACGGTCCAGGATGACGTGGCGACGGCCAAAATCGTCTTCAGCGAAGCCCCATTTGGGCCGTACGACTATCGGATCCCCGACGAAGACCGCGATCGGGTGAAGCCAGGCATGCGGGTCCGCGTGCCACTCGGCCGGCGTCGCCAGCCGATGACCGGATGGTGCATCGAAACCCATCTCGGCCAAGTCCAACGCAGTGGCAAACTGCGGGACATCGTCGAGATTCTCGACGAGGAACCCCTTTGCGACGCTCACCTCGTTCGGCTCGTGTCTTGGATCAGCCACTATTACCAAACGCCGATGGGCCAGGTTTTCGACACACTGATCCCTTCGAGTGTTCGCGCCAACGCGGGGACTCGCGAGCGAACGTATCTGACGCCGTGCACGGGCAAATCGGATGAAAAAGCCATCGACTCCCTGCCGAAAAAGCAGCAAGTCGCCTTGCGATTCTTGATCGCTGCTGGCCGCCCAATGACGGCGTCGGAATTGATGGTGCATGCCGAATGCACGCGAGGACCGATCAGCGCACTGCAATCCAAAGGTTTTTTGGAGGTTGCGGTTCGCCGGGAAATGACCACGGGCATGCCGATGCGATGGGCCCAAGGAGACGGTGAAGAACAACAAACACACGTCCTTAGCAGCGAACAAACCACAGCGCTCCAACGCATCGATGCGGCGATCGATTCCGGAAAAGGCAAGACGCTCCTGCTGCACGGAGTGACGGGCAGTGGGAAGACGGAGGTCTACATCAAAGCGATTGAGCACGTGGTTCGGTTCGGCCGCGGTGCGATCGTGATGGTTCCCGAAATCAGTTTGACCCCACAAACTCGAGGTCGGTTTGAGCGGCGATTCGATAGCGTCGCGGTCTTGCACAGCCAAATGACGCCGGCCGAACGCCATTTTCAGTGGCAACGAATCCGCCGTGGCGAGGTGCAAGTGGTGGTTGGCCCCCGCAGCGCCGTGTTCGCCCCCCTGCCCCGCCTCGGTTTGATCGTGATCGATGAAGAACATGACGCCTCGTTCAAACAGGACACGCAGCCTCGATATCACGCTCGCAAAGTCGCTCACGCTCGCGCGATGTCTCTTGGTGTTCCACTGATCCTCGGTAGCGCTACCCCTTCGATGGAATCATGGCATGCGACCGCGACCGGTCACGCCGAATTGATCACCATGAACGATCGAATCAACCAGCGTCCGATGCCAAACGTGGAATTGGTCGATTTGCGTGTACGCGACGACCGGACGCGAGGAGCAATCAGCCGACAACTGCATCAAGCGGTCCAGGAAACGCTGACCGAAAACGGACAAGTGATCCTGCTGCTCAATCGACGTGGATTTGCAACCACGATCCAATGCCCCTCGTGTGGACATGTCGTGGCTTGTCCCGATTGTGACATGCCGTTGACCCACCATCGTGACGGAGGGAAAGCCGTTTGCCACTACTGTGACTACACGATCGCGACGCCACCATGGTGTCCGGCATGCCGATACGATGGCATTCGTTACGGAGGACTGGGTACGCAAAAATTGGAAGTCGAAGTGAAAGCTCGATTTCCTAATGCCAAGGTCGCTCGCATGGACAGCGACACGATGCGTCGTCCCGGAAGTCATCAACGCGTGCTTTCGTCCTTTCGCAGCGGCGAGCTGAACATTTTGCTCGGCACTCAAATGATCGCGAAAGGATTGGATTTTCCTAATGTGCTACTGGTTGGCGTGATCAATGCGGACTCCGCATTGCACTTCCCTGATTTCCGAGCCGCGGAACGAACCTTCCAACTTGTCACGCAAGTTGCTGGCCGTACCGGCCGTGGCGACCGCGGGGGACGTGTCGTCGTACAAACCTTTTCACCAGAGCATCCCGCGATTCAAGCAGCATCCCGGCATGACTACTTGCAGTTCGCCAACGACGAGATGGTCAATCGCAGAAAGTTTAACTACCCACCCCTCGGCAGCGTCGCGCGGATCATCATCCGTGGTATCGTCGAAGAAGTCACCGAAGCCGTCGCCGAGCAGCTACTGAGTCGGCTCGAAGCGGCGCGACTCGCATTGGGAGTGGAAGTCCGCCTGCTCGGGCCCGCACCGCCGCCGATCTCAAAGCTTCGCGGAAAGTATCGCTTTCATATCCTTCTGCAAGCCACCGAAGCTGCGATTCTGGGGAACACGATCCGGCGGGCGACCGATTCTTTCACGATCCCCGATAAAGATGACGTCCAGTACGTTGTCGACATTGATCCGATGGATATGCTGTAG